From Aquabacter sp. L1I39, the proteins below share one genomic window:
- a CDS encoding ammonium transporter, protein MTDQLTALTTIFTEFYFFLTVVLMFFIHVGFCMYEVGAARVKNVQHTLLKNTMAIPLVGLAFFLFGMWIYIAFQGWPVSSTALSFETGFEPWSTKIAPNLTDRISGVFWAAFALFGMTAASIVSGALIERTKTSGFFIIAVYVGAIAWVVPAAWAWAGNGWMAQYLGYHDQYCSAILHSVAGFATLGILIHVGPRIGKFAPDGTPREIPAHNPWLITIGLFMIYVGFWGFYAACHIPIANVGTEAAPYWTATNIYGVPITLSGVTMNFLMALFGGMVTAYLISNGNAYWTYSGGLTGLISASSGNDLYHPVVAMIIAIAGTIMAYKLHYWVERKYKIDDAVGAVAVHGYCGLFGGIVAGFALWGYPAIMPSDGTLIALSEGAGWFGRNAEGLPVVTPIGNIIGSLVFALGFGLIPGLIIGKLLKMAGLLRVAPAVEIHGLDGKHIPVTYPAASGMEAAFEAIQRKEAKL, encoded by the coding sequence ATGACAGATCAATTGACAGCCCTGACGACCATATTCACGGAATTCTATTTCTTCCTGACGGTCGTCCTCATGTTCTTCATCCATGTCGGCTTCTGCATGTACGAAGTCGGCGCTGCGCGGGTTAAGAATGTCCAGCACACGCTTTTGAAGAACACGATGGCGATTCCGCTGGTCGGTCTTGCCTTCTTCCTGTTCGGCATGTGGATCTACATCGCCTTCCAGGGCTGGCCGGTGTCGTCCACGGCGCTCAGCTTTGAGACCGGCTTCGAGCCCTGGTCCACGAAGATCGCGCCCAACCTCACGGACCGCATCTCCGGCGTGTTCTGGGCGGCCTTCGCCCTGTTCGGCATGACGGCGGCCTCCATTGTCTCCGGCGCCCTCATTGAGCGCACCAAGACCTCGGGTTTCTTCATCATCGCCGTCTATGTGGGCGCCATTGCGTGGGTCGTCCCCGCCGCCTGGGCCTGGGCCGGCAATGGCTGGATGGCACAGTATCTGGGCTATCATGACCAGTATTGCTCGGCCATCCTCCACTCGGTTGCCGGCTTTGCGACGCTCGGCATTCTCATCCATGTGGGTCCGCGCATCGGGAAGTTCGCCCCCGATGGCACGCCGCGGGAAATCCCTGCGCACAATCCCTGGCTCATCACCATCGGCCTGTTCATGATCTATGTGGGCTTCTGGGGCTTCTATGCCGCCTGCCACATCCCGATCGCGAACGTGGGCACGGAAGCGGCGCCCTATTGGACCGCCACCAACATCTATGGCGTTCCGATCACGCTGTCCGGCGTCACCATGAACTTCCTCATGGCCCTGTTCGGCGGCATGGTCACGGCCTACCTGATCAGCAACGGCAATGCCTACTGGACCTATTCCGGCGGCCTCACCGGGCTGATCAGCGCCTCGTCCGGCAACGACCTTTACCATCCCGTGGTCGCCATGATCATCGCCATCGCCGGCACCATCATGGCCTACAAGCTGCACTATTGGGTGGAGCGGAAGTACAAGATCGACGACGCGGTGGGAGCGGTGGCCGTGCATGGCTATTGCGGCCTGTTCGGCGGCATCGTGGCGGGCTTCGCCCTGTGGGGCTACCCGGCCATCATGCCCTCGGACGGGACGCTCATTGCCCTGTCCGAAGGCGCCGGCTGGTTCGGCCGCAACGCCGAAGGGCTCCCGGTTGTCACCCCCATCGGCAACATCATCGGCTCGCTGGTGTTTGCGCTGGGCTTCGGCCTCATCCCCGGCCTCATCATCGGCAAGCTGCTGAAGATGGCCGGCCTGCTGCGGGTGGCGCCTGCCGTGGAAATCCACGGCCTCGACGGCAAGCACATCCCCGTCACCTACCCCGCCGCCTCCGGCATGGAAGCCGCCTTCGAGGCGATCCAGCGCAAGGAAGCCAAGCTCTGA
- the glnT gene encoding type III glutamate--ammonia ligase, with product MTRSFDLPREAEGRASIAASADLEKVAQEKGIKYFLISYVDLFGGLRAKLVPASAIGDMQKAGAGFAGFATWLDMSPADPDLFAVPDASSLIQLPWKPEIGWLASDLYMDGQEVAQAPRTVLKKQLAAASSLGYEMKTGVECEYFLISADGTAISDGSDRAEKPCYDQSALMRRYEVIKEICDAMLTLGWGAYQNDHEDANGQFEMNWNYDAALLTADRHVFFKFMVKSIAEKHGLRATFMPKPFINLTGSGCHVHVSLWNKGKNAFSDPKGELGVSSLGYNFIGGLIHNADALCAITNPTVNSYKRINAPRTISGATWAPNTVTYTGNNRTHMIRIPDAGRFEFRLADGAANPYLLQAGVLASGLDGITNARDPGKRLDINMYTDGHKVKGAKKLPLNMLDAMRALEKSKVLKDSLGESFVAGYLKLKTEEWNAYSRHLTQWERDNTLDI from the coding sequence ATGACCCGTTCGTTCGACCTGCCGCGCGAAGCCGAAGGCCGCGCCTCCATCGCCGCCTCCGCCGACCTTGAAAAGGTCGCGCAGGAGAAGGGCATCAAATATTTCCTCATCTCCTATGTGGACCTGTTCGGCGGCCTGCGCGCCAAGCTGGTGCCCGCCTCCGCCATCGGCGACATGCAGAAGGCGGGCGCGGGCTTTGCGGGCTTTGCCACCTGGCTCGACATGAGCCCGGCCGATCCCGACCTGTTCGCGGTGCCGGACGCCTCTTCCCTCATCCAGCTGCCCTGGAAGCCGGAAATCGGCTGGCTCGCCTCCGACCTCTATATGGACGGCCAGGAAGTGGCGCAGGCGCCGCGCACGGTGCTGAAGAAGCAGCTCGCGGCTGCCTCCAGCCTCGGCTACGAGATGAAGACCGGCGTCGAGTGCGAATACTTCCTCATCTCCGCCGACGGCACCGCCATCTCGGACGGCTCCGACCGCGCCGAAAAGCCCTGCTACGACCAGTCCGCCTTGATGCGCCGCTACGAGGTCATCAAGGAAATTTGCGATGCCATGCTGACGCTTGGCTGGGGCGCCTACCAGAACGACCATGAGGACGCCAACGGCCAGTTCGAGATGAACTGGAACTATGATGCCGCCCTGCTGACCGCCGACCGGCACGTTTTCTTCAAATTCATGGTCAAGTCCATCGCCGAGAAGCACGGGCTGCGCGCCACCTTCATGCCGAAGCCCTTTATCAATCTGACGGGCTCCGGCTGCCATGTGCATGTCTCGCTCTGGAACAAGGGCAAGAACGCCTTCTCCGATCCCAAAGGCGAGCTGGGGGTTTCTTCGCTCGGCTATAACTTCATCGGCGGCCTCATCCACAATGCAGACGCGCTGTGCGCCATCACCAATCCGACGGTGAATTCCTACAAGCGCATCAACGCCCCGCGCACCATTTCGGGCGCCACCTGGGCGCCCAATACGGTGACCTATACGGGCAATAACCGCACCCACATGATCCGCATCCCCGATGCCGGCCGGTTCGAGTTCCGCCTCGCCGACGGCGCGGCCAACCCCTATCTGCTCCAGGCGGGCGTCCTGGCGTCGGGCCTCGACGGCATCACCAATGCCCGTGATCCCGGCAAGCGCCTCGACATCAACATGTATACGGACGGCCACAAGGTGAAGGGCGCCAAGAAGCTGCCCCTCAACATGCTGGACGCCATGCGTGCGCTGGAGAAGTCCAAGGTGCTGAAGGACAGCCTCGGCGAGAGCTTCGTCGCCGGTTACCTCAAGCTCAAGACCGAGGAATGGAACGCCTATTCCCGCCATCTCACCCAGTGGGAGCGGGACAACACGCTGGACATCTGA
- a CDS encoding FMN-binding glutamate synthase family protein: MTSHTNVPRTLPRFSSTFDPHTLAEIRRAAATGIYDIRGGGTKRKLPHFDDLLFLGASVSRYPLEGYREKCGTDVVLGTRFAKKPIHLKTPVTIAGMSFGALSAPAKEALGRGASAMGTSTTTGDGGMTPEERGHSSTLVYQYLPSRYGMNPDDLRKADAIEVVIGQGAKPGGGGMLLGQKISDRVAAMRTLPKGIDQRSACRHPDWTGPDDLEIKIEELREITDWEKPIYVKVGASRPYYDISLAVKSGADVVVLDGMQGGTAATQDVFIEHVGIPILSAIRPAVQALQDLGMHRKVQLIVSGGIRNGADVAKALALGADAVAIGTAALVALGDNDPQYEEEYQALGTTAGAYDDWHEGRDPAGITTQDPELWSRLDPIKAGRRLANYLGVMTLEAQTIARACGKSHLHNLEPEDLVSLTIEAAAMAGVPLAGTNWIPGRTGF; this comes from the coding sequence ATGACCTCCCACACCAATGTCCCGCGCACCTTGCCGCGCTTCTCGTCCACCTTCGATCCGCACACGCTGGCCGAGATCCGTCGCGCCGCGGCAACCGGCATCTATGACATTCGCGGCGGCGGCACCAAGCGCAAGCTGCCCCATTTCGACGACCTCTTGTTCTTGGGCGCCTCGGTCTCGCGCTATCCGCTGGAAGGCTATCGCGAGAAGTGCGGCACCGACGTGGTGCTCGGCACCCGCTTTGCCAAGAAGCCCATCCATCTGAAGACCCCGGTGACCATTGCCGGCATGAGCTTCGGTGCCCTCTCGGCCCCCGCCAAGGAAGCGCTCGGGCGCGGCGCCTCGGCCATGGGCACCTCCACCACCACGGGCGATGGCGGCATGACGCCGGAAGAGCGCGGCCATTCCTCCACCCTGGTCTACCAGTATCTTCCGTCCCGCTATGGCATGAACCCGGACGACCTGCGCAAGGCCGATGCCATCGAGGTGGTGATCGGCCAGGGTGCCAAGCCCGGCGGCGGCGGCATGCTCCTCGGCCAGAAGATCTCGGATCGCGTCGCCGCCATGCGCACCTTGCCCAAGGGCATCGACCAGCGCTCCGCCTGCCGCCATCCCGACTGGACCGGCCCGGACGACCTCGAAATCAAAATCGAGGAGCTGCGCGAGATCACCGACTGGGAAAAGCCCATCTATGTGAAGGTCGGCGCCTCCCGTCCCTATTACGACATCTCCCTCGCCGTGAAGTCCGGTGCCGACGTGGTGGTGCTGGACGGCATGCAGGGGGGCACGGCTGCCACGCAGGACGTGTTCATCGAGCATGTGGGCATTCCGATCCTCTCCGCCATCCGCCCGGCGGTGCAGGCGCTGCAGGATCTCGGCATGCATCGCAAGGTGCAGCTCATCGTCTCCGGCGGCATCCGCAATGGCGCGGACGTGGCCAAAGCCCTGGCGCTCGGCGCCGACGCAGTGGCCATCGGCACGGCGGCCCTGGTGGCGCTGGGCGACAATGACCCGCAATATGAGGAAGAATACCAGGCACTGGGCACCACGGCGGGGGCCTATGATGACTGGCACGAGGGCCGCGATCCGGCGGGCATCACCACCCAGGATCCCGAACTGTGGTCGCGCCTCGACCCCATCAAGGCCGGCCGTCGCCTCGCCAATTACTTGGGCGTGATGACCCTGGAAGCCCAGACCATCGCCCGCGCCTGCGGCAAGAGCCACCTGCACAATCTGGAGCCGGAGGACCTGGTCTCGCTCACCATCGAGGCCGCCGCTATGGCCGGCGTGCCGCTGGCGGGCACCAACTGGATCCCGGGCCGCACCGGCTTCTGA
- a CDS encoding protein glxC has translation MNAFNPDVTFDLAETPLRELNAALHKATGESNTRHWRVLNPNGRHALAAGVKAPLTIEVDGHVGYYCAGMNQQANVIIHGNAGVGVAENMMSGFVHVRGDASQSAGATAHGGMLRIDGNASARCGISMKGIDIIVQGSVGHMSAFMGQAGSLIVFGDAGDALGDSLYEAKLFVRGSVKSLGADCIEKELREEHKLHLHEKLTAAGLAGTVDVSEFKRYGSARQLYNFHIDNAGAY, from the coding sequence ATGAACGCCTTCAATCCCGACGTCACGTTCGACCTCGCAGAGACCCCCCTGCGCGAACTGAACGCCGCGCTCCACAAGGCCACAGGCGAAAGCAACACCCGGCACTGGCGGGTGCTCAACCCCAATGGCCGCCATGCCCTCGCCGCCGGCGTCAAGGCGCCCCTCACCATCGAGGTGGACGGGCATGTGGGCTATTATTGCGCCGGCATGAACCAGCAGGCCAACGTCATCATTCACGGCAATGCCGGGGTGGGCGTGGCCGAGAACATGATGAGCGGCTTCGTCCATGTGCGGGGCGATGCCAGCCAGTCGGCGGGGGCCACCGCCCATGGCGGCATGCTTCGGATCGACGGCAATGCTTCGGCCCGCTGCGGCATTTCCATGAAGGGCATCGACATCATCGTGCAGGGCTCGGTGGGCCATATGAGCGCCTTCATGGGCCAAGCCGGCTCGCTGATCGTGTTCGGCGATGCGGGCGATGCGCTGGGCGACAGCCTCTATGAGGCCAAGCTCTTCGTGCGCGGCTCGGTGAAGAGCCTCGGTGCTGACTGCATCGAGAAGGAGCTGCGCGAGGAGCACAAGCTGCATCTGCACGAGAAGCTCACGGCCGCGGGCCTCGCGGGCACCGTCGATGTGTCCGAGTTCAAGCGCTACGGCTCCGCCCGTCAGCTCTACAATTTCCACATCGACAATGCCGGCGCCTACTGA
- a CDS encoding class II glutamine amidotransferase, with amino-acid sequence MCGIVGIFLKDPKLEPDLGAMLSSMLCVMTDRGPDSAGFAIYGSGEKDHVKLSLRAVEGYDFEALANSISLTSGGAPKLVVRSTHAVIEVPKAHESAVRAALAERHPEVAIVGTGSRMEIFKEVGLPRQVAERFDLPRMSGTHGIGHTRMATESAVTTAGAHPFSTGADQCLVHNGSLSNHNDLRRNLRREGISFATENDSEVAAGYLTWRMQQGKSLGEALEAGLGDLDGFFTFVVGTESGFGVLRDPIACKPAVMAETDQYVAFGSEYRALVDLPGISKARVFEPEPATVYFWDRAA; translated from the coding sequence ATGTGTGGCATCGTTGGTATCTTCCTGAAGGACCCCAAGCTGGAGCCGGACCTCGGCGCCATGCTCTCTTCCATGCTCTGCGTCATGACGGATCGCGGGCCGGACAGCGCCGGCTTCGCCATCTACGGATCGGGCGAGAAGGACCATGTGAAGCTCTCGCTCCGCGCGGTTGAAGGCTATGATTTCGAGGCGCTGGCCAATTCCATCTCGCTGACGTCCGGCGGCGCGCCCAAGCTGGTGGTGCGCTCCACCCATGCGGTCATCGAGGTGCCCAAGGCCCATGAAAGCGCGGTGCGCGCGGCGCTCGCCGAGCGCCACCCTGAGGTGGCCATCGTCGGTACCGGCTCGCGCATGGAAATTTTCAAGGAAGTGGGCCTGCCCCGCCAAGTGGCGGAGCGCTTCGACCTGCCCCGCATGTCCGGCACCCATGGCATCGGCCACACCCGCATGGCCACCGAGAGCGCGGTGACCACCGCCGGCGCCCACCCCTTCTCCACCGGCGCCGACCAGTGCCTGGTGCACAACGGCTCGCTGTCCAACCACAATGACCTGCGCCGCAATCTGCGCCGCGAGGGCATTTCGTTCGCCACCGAGAATGACAGCGAAGTGGCGGCCGGCTACCTCACCTGGCGCATGCAGCAGGGCAAGTCCCTGGGCGAGGCGCTGGAAGCCGGCCTTGGCGACCTCGACGGCTTCTTCACCTTCGTGGTGGGCACGGAAAGCGGCTTCGGCGTCCTGCGCGACCCCATCGCCTGCAAGCCCGCCGTGATGGCCGAGACTGACCAATATGTCGCCTTCGGCTCCGAATACCGCGCGCTCGTGGATCTGCCGGGCATCTCCAAGGCCCGCGTCTTCGAGCCCGAACCCGCCACCGTCTATTTCTGGGACCGCGCCGCATGA
- a CDS encoding helix-turn-helix domain-containing protein, producing MAERKAKVADQSEAVDYVTGSNAPAASASTLEHALGVQVRSIRRQLDLTVSDLAGAASISVGMLSKIENGQISPSLATLQSIAKALNVPITTLFSAFEERRDCSFVRAHQGVIIERRGTKVGHQYELLGHGLGGDIVVEPYLITLSEEATPYTGFRHAGVEFLYMLSGEVMYRHADRTYHLRPGDSLMFDSGAAHGPEELIVRPMTYLSVIVYARDTR from the coding sequence GTGGCGGAGCGCAAGGCGAAGGTCGCCGATCAGAGCGAGGCGGTCGATTATGTGACCGGATCGAACGCACCGGCGGCAAGCGCGAGCACCCTGGAACATGCCCTCGGCGTGCAGGTGCGCTCCATCCGCCGGCAACTGGACCTCACCGTCTCCGACCTTGCGGGCGCGGCCAGCATTTCCGTGGGCATGCTGTCCAAGATCGAGAACGGCCAGATCTCGCCGTCTCTGGCGACGCTGCAATCCATCGCCAAGGCGCTGAACGTCCCCATTACCACGCTGTTCTCCGCCTTCGAGGAGCGGCGCGACTGCTCCTTCGTGCGCGCCCACCAGGGCGTCATCATCGAGCGGCGGGGCACCAAGGTCGGCCACCAATACGAATTGCTCGGCCATGGCCTTGGCGGTGACATCGTGGTGGAGCCCTATCTCATCACCCTGTCGGAAGAGGCGACGCCTTATACGGGCTTCCGTCATGCGGGGGTGGAGTTCCTCTACATGCTGTCGGGCGAGGTCATGTATCGCCATGCCGACCGCACCTATCACCTGCGGCCAGGCGATTCGCTGATGTTCGATTCCGGCGCCGCCCATGGCCCGGAAGAGCTCATCGTGCGGCCGATGACCTACCTGTCCGTCATCGTCTACGCCCGCGACACGCGCTGA